In Polyangiaceae bacterium, the genomic window TGGGCGCTGGAGCTGCGCCTGCTCGACGCGCGGGACCTGCTCTCGCCGCGGGGCGCGCGGCTGGTCTTGCCCAAGACCACCGACGCCGACCAAGAGCGCCTGGCAGCGGGTCTCTTGGGTGTGCGACTGGATCCAGGCACCGGCCCGAGAGGGTTTCGCCCGCGGCTGTCACTCGAGCTCGAGCGCGGCTCGGCCCTCGCCCCGCCGCAGGCGCTTCGGGTCGAGGTCCGCGCTGGCAGCGAGAGCCACGAGCTGTCGCTGGGCGAGCTGCCCCTCGGCCCGCGCGGCGTGCCCCGCTTCGAGGCAAGCTTGCCGGCCCTCGGCCCGACCTCGACCGGCCCGCTCGCAGTCGAGGTCCGCCTCGGCTCACTGACTCGGAAGCTGACGGTGCCCCTCGACGCCGAGGCGCCCGCCCTGCTGCTCCGCGCCAGTGCGGCGCGCGACAAGCTCGGCCCCAGCCTGGATCCGACCAGCCTGACCGCCACGCTCGACGCGGCCGTCGTGGCCGTCGAGCACGGCGCTGCCGGCGCACGCGCGCGCCTCCAGGCGCTGCTCGCCGACCTCGAGGCGGGGCGCGATCCGCTGGCGCAGCCGGGTTTGGTCGCGTTCGCGCGACGCTCGGTGGTGGACGCCGAGCCGGACCCGGCTCTCTTGCACGTCCCGGCGGGCTTCGCCCCGGGTGGCCAGAAGCGCTACCCGCTGGTCGTGCTGCTGCACGGGTTGAACGGCACGCCGGAGCGCATCATGGAGGCCTTCCTGGACACGAAGAGCCGCGCGCCCAGCGTGGGTGGCTTCGTGCTCGCGCCTCATGCCCACGGCAACGCGTTCTACCGGGGGCCCGGCGAGCGCGAGGTGATGGCTGCCGTGGACTGGGCCCTCGCCACCTACCCCATCGATCCGTTGCGGGTGTCGGTGAGCGGCGTGTCGATGGGCGGCACCGGCGCCGCGCACCTCGGGCTCTACTACGCCGAGCGTTTCTCCGCGGCCGCGCCGCTCTGCGGCTACCACAGCTACTTCGTGCGCCGCGACACCAAGAACCGGCCCATCCGCCCCTGGGAGACCGAGCGCATGCACCATTGGTCACCGGCCAGCCTGGCGGAGCGCGGGCGCAACCTGCCCCTCTGGGTGGCCCACGGCACGAAGGACTTTCCTCTGGAGAACTCCCGCGTGCTGGTCGACCGCTACAAGCAGCTCGGATACTCGATCACCGACGAGTGGCCGGACACCGGGCACGACGTCTGGACCAAAGCCTACGCCGGCGCGCGGCTCTACCCCTGGCTCAGCAAGGCTGTCCTCGATCCGGCGGCGGCGCGCGTGACGGTCAAGAGCGACTCGCTCCGCTTCGGCAGGCTCCACTGGGCGGCGATCCGCGAGCTCGAAGTGCCCGGCAAGGCCGGCACGCTGGACGTGGACGCGAGCTCGACCCCCGTGCGCGTGAAGACCGACGCCGTCAGCGGCTTCGAGCTCGCGCGCGGCCCACGTCTGCCCAAGACTGGACCGGTCGAGCTGGAGATCGACGGCCAGAGCCTGGGCTTCGCGGCGGAAGAGGCGGTGTCGGCCCAGAAGCGCGACGGCCGCTGGACCAAAGGAGCGCCTTCGGCCCGGGGCAAGCGCCCGGGGCTCGAAGGACCGATCCGCGACGCCTACCTAGAGCCGCTGGTGTTCAGCTACGGGACCGGCGATCCGCGCACGACCCGCGCGAACCGCGAGGTCGCGCTCGGCCTCTCGCGCCGGTTTGGTCCCGAGGTGGGCTACCGCGTCCTCTCCGACGCCGAGCTCGACGCGGCGACGCTCGCCGGTCACTCCGTGCTCGCCGTCGGCTCCCCGCGCGACCATCTGCTCCTCGGTCGCGTCGCCAAGGATCTCCTGATCCAGAGCGAGCGCGGCGCCCTCGTCGCCGGCGCGCGGCGCTTCGAGCGCGCCGGCACCGGCGCGATCTTCATCCAGCCGAACCCCGCCGCGAAGGAGCGCTACCTGGTGGTGGTCACGGCGGTGGACGCCGCCGGGATCTGGCGCGCGCTGTCGCTGCCCCAGCTCTTGCCGGACTTCTTGATCTACGACGAAGGCCTCGGCCCGGCGGCCGCGGAGGTCGTGCTGGGCCGCGACGCGCGGGTGCTCGCCGGCGGGTTCTTCGATCTGGACTGGAAGCTCCCGCGTCAGATCGGCGATCCGGTGGGGGCCCCGAGGTAACATCGCGGGGTGACGCCCAGCCATCGCCTGCCCCTCGCCCTGCTCGGGCTCGCGACCGTCCTGTGTCTGGCCACGGTCTGGGCGCCACCCGCCGGTCGCGTGAGCTGGCTGCTCGAGGTCGGCCCCGGGCTCGCCGGCATCGGCGTGCTCGGGGCGGTGTACCGCCGCTTCCGCATGTCGAACCTGGTCTACGTGTGCGTGTTCCTGCACCTCGTGATCTTGGTCTATGGCGGCTACTACACCTACGCGCTCACGCCGCTCGGCAACTGGGTGCGCGACCACTTCCACCTCGCGCGCAACCACTACGACCGCGTCGGCCACGTGGCGCTCGGGTTCTTCCCCGCGCTCTACACGCGCGAGGTCCTGCTGCGCACCTCGCCGCTCCGCCGCGGCAAGTGGCTGGCGTTCATCGTCTGCAACATCTGCCTGTCGCTCGGCGCGTTCTGGGAGCTCTTGGAGTGGTGGACGACGCTGGTGGTCGCCTCCGACGTCGGCGCGGCGTTCCTGGGAAGCCAGGGCGACGTCTGGGACGCGCAGTGGGACATGTTCCTGGCCCTGCTCGGGGCGATGCTCGCGCTCGCGCTCCTCAGCGGCGCCCACGACCGCTCGATGAAGCGCGTGTCGGACGCTTGAGCGAGCTCGGCGAAGGCCCGCGCGCTCCCTGGCCGGGTCGCGGAGCTGCGCTCTCTTGGCGGGGGCGCTCGCGAAGCGGCGCCGATCTGCCGGCCGCGCGCTCGTCCCGCTCCGGGCCCTTGCCCCGCGCCTCGTCCCGCCGCCGCTGACCCGTCGGCGCGCGGGAGGCGAGCTTGCCGTGCACGCCGGGTACCATCTCGACCCCGCGCACCCGCTTCGGTACGCCAAACTGGTGCTTGAGCTCGGTCAGCTCGTCCACCGTCAGGTGGCGCCACTCGCCGGGCCGGAGCCCCTCGACGTCGATGCCGGCGAAGCCCGAGCGCACCAGCCGCAACACCGGAAACCCCGCGCTGTCGCCCAAGCGCCGCACCTGGCGGTTCCGCCCCTCGCGCAGCGTCACCTCGATCCAGCTCTTGTCACCCTCGTGGCGCAAGAGGCGCACCGTCGCCGGGCGGGTGGCCCGCCCGTCGATCTCGATGCTCTCGGCGAAGCGCTGGAGCGCGGCCTCGTCGAGCACGCCGCGTACCTTGGCGACGTAGGTCTTCGGCGCTCCCTTGCTGGGGTGCCCGAGCACGGCTGCAAAGTCGCCGTCGTTGGTCATCAAGAGGACGCCGCTGGTGTGGAAGTCGAGGCGCCCGACGGAGACCACCCTGGCCCCCACCCCGCGCACCAGACTGGCCACGGTCGGTCGGCCCTCGGGGTCGCTCATCGTGCACATGACCGCGCGCGGCTTGTGCAACACGATGTAGGTGCGCTGCTCGGCGAACAGGCGCTTACCGTCGAGCTCGACCCGATCGCGCTCCGGATCCACCCGAGTCCCGAGCTCGGTCACGACGCGGCCACCCACGCGCACCCGCCCGGCGAGGATCAGCTCCTCCGCCTTGCGCCGAGAGGCGACGCCGGCACGGCTCAGTACTTTCTGCAGGCGTTCGAGCGTGCTCACTAGTTTTTCTTGCGAGCGCTCACCTGGGCATCGGTCGGGGCGTCGGAAGCGGCGCCGGCGTCGGCTGCCGCCTCCTTGGCGGCCCGCTCCTCTTCCTCGCGCTCCTTCTGCTCGGCGATGCGGGCAGCCTCTTCGTCCCGGTCCCAGCGATCGACGTGACCGTCGTGGTCGAGATCGACGCCCATGCGTTGCAGGCGCCCTTTCTCGTAGATCTCCCAGACGTCGGGCTTGCCGTTCTGGTTGGTGTCGCGCTGCACTCGGCTGAGCTGCCCGTCGATGTAGAAGCGCACTTCGTCCGGTAGGCCGTCGCCGCTCGTGTCCTGCTCGACCTTGGCGATGCGGCCGCGCGCGAACTGGATCCAGGTGTCGATGCGTCCGTCACCGTCGGTGTCGGCCTTCTCGTAGATGGCCTCGCCCTTGTCGTTGTAGGTACGCACGACGTCCTTCAGGCCGTCGAGGTTGGTGTCGACCTCGCGGCACAGGAGCACGCGGCGCGCGTCCTCGCCGATGCCGACGATGGCGAACACGCGGCGGATGTTGGGCTGGATGGCGCCGGGACCGGTGGTCTCCTGCACGTCGCGATCCTTGCGGTCCTTGAAGTCGCACTGCGAGCGGTCGTCCTGCCCGCGCTTGTCCACGGCCACGCCGCGGTCTTGGACCGCCTTGGGTCGCGGCGCGTCGCTGCCGCCGCAGGCCAGGAAAGCCAGGGGACCGGCCGAGACCGCGAGCGCGATGCCGAAACGGTGGAGAGCCTTCACTTCTTCTCCTCCTTCTTCGGCGCTTCGGGCCCACCCGGCGCAGGCATCTCCTTGTTCTCCGTCTCCTCGGGCAGCGCGCCGGGACGCTCGAAGGTGTGCTTGGGCCCCTGGGCGCTCGCGCGCGTCGGCGGCACGTAGCCAGTCTGCTTGCAGTAGTCGATGGTGGCGCCGGGATCCGGTCGCCCGTCGCCGTCCACGTCCGAGTGGATCATCGGGCATTTCTCGTTGCCTGCCGCGAACTCCCACCACTGATCGACGATGGCGTCGCTGTCCGAGTCGCGCTCGGTGCGCGCGAGCTTGCCTCCCTGGTAGAACTGCCAGGTGTCCAGCCGACCTGCGAGGATGGTCGAGCGCTGCTGCTCGGTGAGCGAGCCCGCCTGATAGATCTGGATCTCGTCGATTTTGCCGTCGCGATCGTAGTCGCGCTCCCGGCGCCGCAGCTGCCCCGAGCCGTCGAAGTACGAGTAACCGTCGACCTTGCCGTCGAAGTTGAGGTCGACGGCGCGGCACGTCTCCCGGCCGCCGCTCTTGACCAACCAGACGTCGGGCTTGCCGTCGCCGTTCGCGTCCAGCTTCTCCGCCGAGCTGATGTCGCAGTCCTCGTGGACGACGCGTGTGTCCCGGCGCTGGGGCCCGCCCTCGGCCGACTTGGCACCCGCCTGGGCCGACCCACTACAGCCTGACTGAAACGCGAGCAGCGCGAGCGCGCAGATCGCGCCCCCGGCCCGCCCAATGCTATTCATGTTCGAGTTCCGTTGAGAGACCAGAAGCGACCCGCGGCACACCGCGAAGCGGGCGTCATCCTACCTCAGCCCGCCGGGCCGGAACACCTGATCGCAGCGCGGCGCGCCAGTCAGGACGGGGGGCCGGGAGCTACCCCGAGAATCACCGTTTTTTCTTTTAAATTCAGACAATTGTTGCCCCGGCCCCGGATTGACAACCGACATATTGGCATCTATTGTAACGGCTGGCAGTTGCGCCCGGGTCCCGCACGATGTCGCGCAAGAAGATTTCCACCACCGTCTACATCACGCCGGAGCAGAACGAGCGCCTGCACCTCTTGCACAATCGCACCAAGGTCCCCGTCGCGGTGTACATCCGGGAGGGCATCGATCTGGTGCTGAAGCGCTACGAGCACGCACTGCCGGGGCAGATGACTCTGAGCGACGCGGCCCCAGCCAAGAGCAGCAAGAAGGGCTGAGCAATCCGCTGGTCGGGCGCCAGCCGACGAGCTAGAGCGCGGTTCCTCTTTCCTCGTCAGATCGACGGCGTATGCCCACCCCGACCAGCAAGATTCGGAATTTTTCCATCATCGCGCACGTCGACCACGGCAAATCGACGTTGGCCGACCGCATCCTGGACGTCACCGGAGCGATCACCGCGCGCGAGAAGGTGGAACAGTTCCTCGACAAGCTCGAGCTGGAACGCGAGCGCGGGATCACCATCAAGGCGCAGAGCGTCCGCCTCAAGTACAAGGCCGCGGACGGCGAGGAGTACCAGCTCCAGCTCATCGACACCCCCGGCCACGTGGACTTCAGCTACGAGGTGAGCCGCAGCCTCGCCGCCTGCGAAGGTGCGCTCCTGGTGGTCGACGCCACGCAGGGCGTGCAGGCGCAGACGGTGGCCAACGTCTACCTCGCCCTGGACAACCACCTGGAGATCGTCCCCGTCCTGAACAAGGTGGACCTGCCTTCCGCGGACGTGGACCACGCCGCCCAGGAGGTCGAGGAGGTCATCGGTCTGGACTGCAGCGGAGCCATCATGGCCAGCGGCAAGACGGGCCTCGGCGTGCAAGAGATCCTGGAGGCCGTGGTGGCGCGCATCCCGCCACCCAAGGGCGACCCGGAGAAACCCCTGGCCGCGCTGATCTTCGACAGCTGGTACGACAGCTATCGCGGCGCGGTGATCATGGTGCGCGTGATGGAGGGCGTCCTCGAGAAGGGCGACAAGATCCAGTTCATGGCCACCGGCAGGACCTACGAGGTCACGGCCATCGGCTGCTTCAACCCGCACCCGGTGGCCCTCGACGCCCTGGGCCCGGGGGAGGTCGGCTTCATCGCGGCGAACATCAAGTCCACCGAGGACACGAAGATCGGCGACACCGTGACCTTGGCCGGCAGGCCAGCGGAGAAGGCGCTACCGGGCTTCAAGGAGGTGAAGCCGATGGTCTTCGCCGGCGTCTTCCCGACGGACGCGGCCGAGTACGAGAACCTCCGAGACGCGCTGTCCAAGCTGCACATGAACGATGCGTCGTTCCGCTTCGAGCCGGACACCTCCGACGCCCTCGGCTTCGGGTTCCGCTGCGGGTTCTTGGGCCTCCTGCACATGGAGATCATCCAGGAGCGGCTGGAGCGCGAGTACAACCTGGATCTGATCACGACCGCCCCGAGCGTGGTCTACCGCGCCTGCCGCAAGAACGGCGACGTCGTGCTGGTGGACAACCCCAGCAAGATGCCCAGCGTCGGCGACCTCGACCACATCGAGGAGCCGATCATGAAGGTCACGGTGCACACGCCCGCGGACTACGTGGGCGCGGTGGTCGCCTTGTGCGAGGAGCGGCGCGGCGTGCAGAAGGGCATCCACTTCGCGGCCCAGACCCACGTGGTCGTCACCTACGAGCTGCCGCTGGCCGAGGTCATCCTCGACTTCCACGACCGGCTGAAGAGCGTGTCTCGCGGCTACGCCAGCATGGACTACGAGCTCTTGGACTACCACGAGGACGACCTGGTCAAGCTGGACATGCTCTTGAACGGGGAGCCGCTCGACGCGCTGAGCGTGATCGTCCACCGCGCGAACGCCTACAGCCGCGGTCGCGCCTTGGCGAAGAAGCTGAAGGAGCTGGTCCCGCAGCAGCAATACGAGGTGGCGATCCAGGCCGCCATCGGCAGCAAGGTGATCAGCCGCGAGACTGTGCGCGCCCTGCGCAAGGACGTGACGGCCAAGTGCTATGGCGGCGACATCAGCCGCAAGCGCAAGCTCCTGGAGAAGCAGAAGGAGGGCAAGCGCCGCATGAAGTCCGTGGGGAGCGTGGAGGTGCCACAGGAGGCGTTCCTCGCGATCTTGAAGCTCGACGAGGGTTGAGACGCCTCGTCGCGCGGAGATGCACGTCTTCTCACGGGTCGCCGCAGCCGAAAGGCCCTTGGGTTCTTGGCACGGCCCGCGCTAGGTTTCGCAGCATGTCCCAGCGTGCCCGCGACAAACGCCTGGCGGAGCTCAACGCCGCTGCCCCTCCCCTCGGGCGCGTCGAGCACGTCGGCACCACCGCCTTCGGTCCGGCGCTTCGTCTCGAGCGCTTCCGCCTCGGCAACGGGCTCGAGGTGCTGCTCTGCGAAGACCACTCCGCGCCCGTCGTCGCCTACCACACCTGGTACCGCGTGGGCTCGCGGCACGAGCGTGAGGGCAAGACCGGTCTGGCCCACCTGTTCGAGCACCTGATGTTCAACGAGACCGAGAAGCTCCCCGCCGGGGAGTTCGATCGGAAGCTCGAGGAGGCGGGCGCCGAGAGCAACGCCGCCACTTGGCTCGACTGGACTCAGTACACCATCGCGGTGCCCAAGGAGCAGCTCGGCCTGGTGATCACGCTGGAGGCCGAGCGCATGTCGCACCTGGTGCTGCGCGACCCGCAGGTGACGAGCGAGAAGGAGGTGGTGGCGAACGAACGCCGCTACCGCGTGGACGACGACGTCGAGGGGTCGGTGAGCGAAGTGCTGTGGGCGACGGCGTTCCGTGAGCACGCCTACAAGTGGCCGACCATCGGCTGGATGGCGGACATCGAGGGTTTCACGACCGAGGACTGCCAGGAGTTCTACCGGACTTATTACGCGCCCAACAACGCCTGTATCGTGGTGGCCGGCGACGTGACCGAGACGGCGCTCCTCGGACGCATCCAGAGAGCGTACGGACACCTCCCGCCCTCGACACTGCCCCTGGAGGACGTGCGGCCGGAGCCGCCTCAGATCGAGGAGCGCAGGCAGGAGCTGACGAAGCCGACGGCGACCGAGAAGGTGGCGGTGGGCTACCACGCCCCGGCCATGGGGGACTTCGACCACCCCGCGCTCTCGCTCCTCTCGGAGGTGTTGTTCGGCGGCCGCGCCAGCCGCATGCACCAGCTCCTGGTGCGCAAGCTGGAGATCGCCACCGAGGTGCGCGTGTTCGTCGGCCCGTTCCGCGACCCTGGCCTGCTGGAGATCTACGCCTCGGCCCGCGGCACGTTCACGGCCGAGCAGCTGCTCGCCGCCATGGACGAGGAGCTCGCGAAGGTTCGAGCGGAGCAGATCGCCGACGACGAGATCGAGCGAGCGCGAGCCCGGATGGAGCTCTCGCTCATAGCCGGGCTCGAGACAGCGGACGGCAAGGCCTCGACCATCGGCTTTTACGACACGGTGCTGGGCAGGCCGGCGGCCGCGTTCGAGCGGCTGGAGGATCTCCGGCGCGTCACCGCGAGCGACCTCCGGCGCGTCGCGCGACGCTACCTGGCGCCCGAGCGTCGCAGCGTGATCCTGGTGCGCGCCCAGATGGGCGAGAAGAAGGAGGCTGCGGAGTGAGCGTCCGGACCATCGACCTCGGCGGCGTGAAGCTGCTCCTGGAATCGAGCCCCGCGCTGCCGTTGGTCCACCTGACCGCGGCGCTCTTGACCGGATCGCTGGAGGACCCCGAAGGCAAAGAGGGGCTCACGCGCCTCGTCGCGCGGGCCATGCGCCGGACGGGCGGCGGCCTCGGCCAGCACGAGCTCGACTCCCGCATCGACCTGCTCGGCGGGTCGCTGGGCGCCGACGTGTCCCACAGCACGGTATCGTTCTCCGGCACGGTGATCGCGCGGAACTTCGACGCCTTCCTCGCGCTGTTCACCGACGTCCTCGGGCGGCCGGGCTTCGCCGAAGAGGAGCTCGCGTTGCTCCGACGGGAGACCGAGGCGGAGGTCATCGAGTCGCGGGACAACGACCGCGCGCTCGCGCGCCGCTGGTTCGGGCGCAGGCTGTTCGCGAACCACGCCTACGGCCGCTCGGTCAGCGGACGACTAGCCAGCGTGCCCGGCATGACCGGCGCCGACGTGCGCGCGCTCTACCAGAGGCTCTGGGCCCGGCAGAATCTGGTCTTGGCGTTCTCCGGCGACATCGACGAGGCCCGCGCCCGCCAGAGTGCCGAACGCCTGCTCGCGGCCCTGCCCGCCGGCGAGCCGCGCCGTGACACGCTGGGCGATCCGACCGGACCTCGCGGGCGGCACCTGGTCCTGGTGGACAAGCCCGAGCGCACCCAGACCCAGATCCTGATCGGGGGCCTCGGCACCCACCCGCGCGATCCCGACCACATCGCGCTCCACGTCGCCAACACCGTGCTCGGCGGCACCTTCACCGCGCGGCTGATGAAGGAGATCCGCAGCAAGCGCGGCTGGTCCTACGGCGCCTACTCCAGCCTGCCCTTCGACCGCCACCGCCAGGCGTTCAGCCTGTGGACCTTCCCCAAGGCCAGCGACGCCGCCGCTTGCATCGGCGTGGAGCTCGAGCTGCTCCGGATCTGGTGGGAGAAGGGCATCACCAAGCGCGAGCTTGCTTGGGCCAAGCGCTACCTGACCCGCAGCCACGCCTTCGCGCTCGACACGGCGACCAAGCGGGTGGGCCTCGGGCTCGACTCACTGCTCTACGACCTGCCCGAGGGCTACTACGAGGGCTACCTCGACCACGTTCGGGACGTGACCCTGGAGCGCGCGAACGCGGCCATCCGGGAGCGCATCTCCCTCGACGACCTCTTGATCACGGTCGTGGGCACCGCGAGCGAGATCGAGGAGGGCGTGAGGCAGGCCATCCCAGGCCTGGGCTCACACGAGGTCATCCCGTTCGACGCGGACTAGAACCAGCTCACGCCACGACGCCACGAAACGCCACGAATTTCTCTTCGCAGAAATTGAAGAAGATCCGCTGGCTCCCGTGGCGTTCTTCTTGGCGCCGTGGCGCTCCTTCTCGTCTTCGCCTCGGCTCAGAAATAGCCCATCAGCCCAACCTGCAGGCCGAACGAACGATAGCGCCACTTGCAGTCCTCTTCGTTGTTCGGGCCGCCGCACTCCCGCTCGCCCATGAAGTCGATGTCGAAGGTGGGGCCGAGCAGGAACGCGAAGTGTTCTGCGGGCGAGATCGTGAACATCGCCTCCAGCGTCAGCGCGAACCCCGAGTGGTCGTTACGGTCGCCGTCTGGATCCGCGCTGTGATAGGTGAAGCCGCCGCGCGGCCAGAAGCCGAACACCTCCGTGAATCCGATGAAGTAGCCGACCCGCGGCGCCAGGATGAAAGCGTCACCGCCCTGCCCGTTGTCGTCGTCATCGAAATCCGCGTAGCCGAGCGCGCCGCCGATGCTGAGGGAGTCGATGACGAAGTAGTCGAAG contains:
- the lepA gene encoding elongation factor 4 — its product is MPTPTSKIRNFSIIAHVDHGKSTLADRILDVTGAITAREKVEQFLDKLELERERGITIKAQSVRLKYKAADGEEYQLQLIDTPGHVDFSYEVSRSLAACEGALLVVDATQGVQAQTVANVYLALDNHLEIVPVLNKVDLPSADVDHAAQEVEEVIGLDCSGAIMASGKTGLGVQEILEAVVARIPPPKGDPEKPLAALIFDSWYDSYRGAVIMVRVMEGVLEKGDKIQFMATGRTYEVTAIGCFNPHPVALDALGPGEVGFIAANIKSTEDTKIGDTVTLAGRPAEKALPGFKEVKPMVFAGVFPTDAAEYENLRDALSKLHMNDASFRFEPDTSDALGFGFRCGFLGLLHMEIIQERLEREYNLDLITTAPSVVYRACRKNGDVVLVDNPSKMPSVGDLDHIEEPIMKVTVHTPADYVGAVVALCEERRGVQKGIHFAAQTHVVVTYELPLAEVILDFHDRLKSVSRGYASMDYELLDYHEDDLVKLDMLLNGEPLDALSVIVHRANAYSRGRALAKKLKELVPQQQYEVAIQAAIGSKVISRETVRALRKDVTAKCYGGDISRKRKLLEKQKEGKRRMKSVGSVEVPQEAFLAILKLDEG
- a CDS encoding pseudouridine synthase encodes the protein MSTLERLQKVLSRAGVASRRKAEELILAGRVRVGGRVVTELGTRVDPERDRVELDGKRLFAEQRTYIVLHKPRAVMCTMSDPEGRPTVASLVRGVGARVVSVGRLDFHTSGVLLMTNDGDFAAVLGHPSKGAPKTYVAKVRGVLDEAALQRFAESIEIDGRATRPATVRLLRHEGDKSWIEVTLREGRNRQVRRLGDSAGFPVLRLVRSGFAGIDVEGLRPGEWRHLTVDELTELKHQFGVPKRVRGVEMVPGVHGKLASRAPTGQRRRDEARGKGPERDERAAGRSAPLRERPRQESAAPRPGQGARGPSPSSLKRPTRASSSGRGRR
- a CDS encoding insulinase family protein; amino-acid sequence: MSVRTIDLGGVKLLLESSPALPLVHLTAALLTGSLEDPEGKEGLTRLVARAMRRTGGGLGQHELDSRIDLLGGSLGADVSHSTVSFSGTVIARNFDAFLALFTDVLGRPGFAEEELALLRRETEAEVIESRDNDRALARRWFGRRLFANHAYGRSVSGRLASVPGMTGADVRALYQRLWARQNLVLAFSGDIDEARARQSAERLLAALPAGEPRRDTLGDPTGPRGRHLVLVDKPERTQTQILIGGLGTHPRDPDHIALHVANTVLGGTFTARLMKEIRSKRGWSYGAYSSLPFDRHRQAFSLWTFPKASDAAACIGVELELLRIWWEKGITKRELAWAKRYLTRSHAFALDTATKRVGLGLDSLLYDLPEGYYEGYLDHVRDVTLERANAAIRERISLDDLLITVVGTASEIEEGVRQAIPGLGSHEVIPFDAD
- a CDS encoding insulinase family protein; protein product: MSQRARDKRLAELNAAAPPLGRVEHVGTTAFGPALRLERFRLGNGLEVLLCEDHSAPVVAYHTWYRVGSRHEREGKTGLAHLFEHLMFNETEKLPAGEFDRKLEEAGAESNAATWLDWTQYTIAVPKEQLGLVITLEAERMSHLVLRDPQVTSEKEVVANERRYRVDDDVEGSVSEVLWATAFREHAYKWPTIGWMADIEGFTTEDCQEFYRTYYAPNNACIVVAGDVTETALLGRIQRAYGHLPPSTLPLEDVRPEPPQIEERRQELTKPTATEKVAVGYHAPAMGDFDHPALSLLSEVLFGGRASRMHQLLVRKLEIATEVRVFVGPFRDPGLLEIYASARGTFTAEQLLAAMDEELAKVRAEQIADDEIERARARMELSLIAGLETADGKASTIGFYDTVLGRPAAAFERLEDLRRVTASDLRRVARRYLAPERRSVILVRAQMGEKKEAAE
- a CDS encoding DUF2238 domain-containing protein → MTPSHRLPLALLGLATVLCLATVWAPPAGRVSWLLEVGPGLAGIGVLGAVYRRFRMSNLVYVCVFLHLVILVYGGYYTYALTPLGNWVRDHFHLARNHYDRVGHVALGFFPALYTREVLLRTSPLRRGKWLAFIVCNICLSLGAFWELLEWWTTLVVASDVGAAFLGSQGDVWDAQWDMFLALLGAMLALALLSGAHDRSMKRVSDA
- a CDS encoding ribbon-helix-helix domain-containing protein, with the translated sequence MSRKKISTTVYITPEQNERLHLLHNRTKVPVAVYIREGIDLVLKRYEHALPGQMTLSDAAPAKSSKKG